From Candidatus Xianfuyuplasma coldseepsis:
CCATTTGAATTTACATCTGCAGTTGTCACGGACAACACAACATTGTATGGTAAGTTTACCATTGAAGAATATACCCTAACAATTATTAACATGGGCAATATTGTCAGTGAGACTACGTATACATATGGAGAACTTGTCGATATTCCCACAGATTTCACGATGGAAGGTTATATATTTAATGGTGTCTATGAGGAAGAACAATTTATCAACCAAGTCATCTCGAATTTTGCCATGCCAGCGGATAATGTAACACTATACATTGAAATGGAAGAATTTAGTCAAGTTCTTACAATATATTTAGTACCATTTCGTCCAGGAGAGGAACTTCTTGACATTTCTGAAGACTTAAAAACACTCATGTTGGCAGCTCTTGAGGATGCTGGTTCGTCCTATACTGATATTGAGTTCTATGTAGGGTCTACCTACGAAACCGTAGGTGAAGCATTATTAGTAGGAATTGCTGATGTCGCCTATTTACCTGCCACAACATATGTTATGTACCATGATGTTGAATCCAGTCCGATTGAACCATTGGTTGCATTGACACGTATTGGATTGAATAAAGACTATGACGACGCGAATCTGTGGAATGATGGCATGCCGACGACGTCGGACTCTCAAGTTCAGGTTCCATATTACCGATCTCTAATTATTGCCGGACCAAGTGCTGCAGGACAAGCAGTTGCTGCCAAAGTCAATAGCGGTGCACCACTTGTTTGGGACGATGTCAAAGACTTAAACTGGTGTGTACGTAGTGTTACCTCAAGCAGTGGATATGTCTATCCCAATATGTGGCTCAATACGAAATTTGGTAAAACCTATGATGATATAACCGGTTACGTTACAACAACTGCCGGATATGGAAACAGTATGAGTAGTTTAGCAGCCGAAATCTGTGACGTTGCAACATTCTACGCCGATGCACGTCGCGATTATGCAGACGAATGGGAAACCGATTATGGTAAAACCGATATTTGGACAGAAACCAACGTGATTGGTGTCAGTGCCCCAATTATGAATGATGTAATTGCCTATAATGCAGACAATCTTGATACCACAATTATCGAGATATTGGAAGAGTTCTTTGTGACTCTAGGGGATGACCCCATGTATTGGCAATTATCTGGATTATTCTATAACGATGGATTTATACTTATTGATGATACGGACTATGATCCAGTCCGAGAAGCATTGGAGTTCTATGGATATTAAAAAAGACCAGCAATGGTCTTTTTTTATCGGTATGAGAGG
This genomic window contains:
- a CDS encoding InlB B-repeat-containing protein, whose protein sequence is MKRIMLVIVFGVLTLLVACETITPSVTETVTITYETNGGTLGSDATLEVDKGTAISEPTVTKEGHTLLGWYSDSTFNVAYDFAQGVQGNITIYAKWQPLELVVTYYTDAEYDTIITSYGESFPTTDDPVVEGYHFDGWYSDQELTTPFEFTSAVVTDNTTLYGKFTIEEYTLTIINMGNIVSETTYTYGELVDIPTDFTMEGYIFNGVYEEEQFINQVISNFAMPADNVTLYIEMEEFSQVLTIYLVPFRPGEELLDISEDLKTLMLAALEDAGSSYTDIEFYVGSTYETVGEALLVGIADVAYLPATTYVMYHDVESSPIEPLVALTRIGLNKDYDDANLWNDGMPTTSDSQVQVPYYRSLIIAGPSAAGQAVAAKVNSGAPLVWDDVKDLNWCVRSVTSSSGYVYPNMWLNTKFGKTYDDITGYVTTTAGYGNSMSSLAAEICDVATFYADARRDYADEWETDYGKTDIWTETNVIGVSAPIMNDVIAYNADNLDTTIIEILEEFFVTLGDDPMYWQLSGLFYNDGFILIDDTDYDPVREALEFYGY